In one Hoplias malabaricus isolate fHopMal1 chromosome X1, fHopMal1.hap1, whole genome shotgun sequence genomic region, the following are encoded:
- the LOC136675880 gene encoding teashirt homolog 1-like, protein MPRRKQQEPRRAAAYVPEVEIKAGASDEETLQDDGLSLDSRDGEYLCNEEEEEGVKDPLTPGDSPLSHGTNPDAGYASPLSDASDQIADYRSTSSKEEREGVPGHVANGNALEDSLAQMKAVYANLISDASWSSFAMDITKTKPESSSSATTHTANTTPSNGTEVANKNILHSQKSSTASSLNATQSNGSNVSTPVNAMPASGSDSNSAGVAYDWHQAALAKTLQQSPYHLLPEPSLFSTVQLYRQNNKLYGSVFTGASKFRCKDCSAAYDTLVGLTVHMNETGHYRDDNKDKEEDGGKRWSKPRKRSLMEMEGKEDAQKVLKCMYCGHSFESLQDLSVHMIKTKHYQKVPLKEPVPVLATKLVPSAKKPFRSLSPCSPESVTGSSGIVSGLDSGKDAKGAPNPYVTPNNRYGYQNGASYTWQFEARKSQILKCMECGSSHDTLQQLTAHMMVTGHFLKVTNTASKKGKQLVFDPVMEEKTQSIPLPPTTARLPLPSLKTQSVSPALSTGSENKKETEERKMEVGELVLKKIKEEEDSGEKLDLDKLDSSSFKYLREEDLEETPKAGMDILKSLENTVSSAISKAQTGTPTWGGYPSIHAAYQQLQGSTKSTLIPPTVQTVPVQPTFKGGLRTYVSDLGAVTHIPQSPSSSPSLRNNVSAMEELVEKVIGKVSVKKEKEDQMVNERPRSAYTPQSLSPIHWEKKDAETRSNSPGTADVVCKVEPKETLVESQNHARNGPENCKSPITNGKGLGIIIDHSHERPFISPLSALQSVMNAHLSKASKPVNLSSDPLSVLYKISNKVMDKPAYHSTSVKQNKSLNTCFYQDNDQPIDLRKSKGTNNDGNNNTHNNFNGTRPLYAGIPLSDPVVSSLRENALMDISDMVKNLADNLTPNSSTPSSISEKSDADSSVFEDPLEDLSSAQKRKGRHSNWNPQHLLILQAQFASSLKETPEGRYTISDLGPQERVLICKFTGLSMTTISHWLANVKYQLKRTGGTKFLKNMDSSQPVFLCGDCASQFRTPTSYISHLEIHLGFSLKDLSKLSLHHLQEQQAVSKMVMDKVAYGGNLLNLTSLDEDSSPGSVYQCRICNRTFVSKHAIKLHLSKTHGKSPEDHLVFVTTLEKLRKEEP, encoded by the coding sequence TCGTTGGACAGCCGAGATGGAGAGTACTTGTGcaatgaggaagaggaggagggtgTTAAAGACCCTCTGACACCCGGGGACTCACCGCTCAGCCATGGCACCAACCCAGACGCTGGATATGCTTCTCCTCTCAGCGATGCTAGTGATCAGATCGCCGATTACAGGAGTACTTCTTCAAAAGAAGAACGGGAAGGGGTGCCCGGGCATGTGGCCAATGGTAACGCCCTGGAGGATAGCTTGGCACAGATGAAAGCAGTCTATGCAAACTTGATTTCTGATGCCTCCTGGTCCAGTTTTGCCATGGATATCACGAAAACCAAGCCAGAGTCCTCCAGCAGTGCCACTACACATACAGCCAACACCACACCCTCCAATGGCACTGAGGTCGCCAACAAGAATATCCTCCACAGTCAGAAGAGCTCTACTGCAAGCAGCCTTAATGCAACCCAGAGCAACGGTTCAAATGTCAGCACCCCCGTAAATGCCATGCCGGCTAGTGGCAGTGACAGTAATAGTGCCGGTGTGGCTTATGATTGGCATCAAGCAGCTTTAGCCAAGACTCTCCAACAATCTCCTTACCACCTACTTCCTGAGCCCAGTCTCTTCAGCACTGTCCAGCTCTACCGGCAAAACAACAAACTCTACGGCTCTGTTTTTACCGGTGCCAGCAAGTTCCGGTGCAAAGACTGCAGCGCTGCATATGACACGCTGGTCGGACTCACTGTTCACATGAACGAGACTGGCCATTACAGAGATGACAACAAAGACAAAGAAGAGGACGGTGGCAAGCGCTGGTCAAAGCCCCGCAAACGTTCCTTGATGGAGATGGAAGGCAAAGAGGATGCCCAGAAAGTGCTGAAGTGCATGTACTGTGGCCACTCCTTTGAGTCTTTACAAGACTTGAGTGTCCACATGATCAAGACTAAACATTATCAGAAAGTGCCTCTCAAAGAACCTGTGCCAGTCCTAGCCACCAAGCTAGTGCCGTCAGCCAAAAAACCTTTCAGATCCCTTTCCCCATGCTCCCCAGAGTCAGTCACAGGTTCCAGTGGAATTGTATCAGGACTAGATTCTGGAAAAGATGCAAAGGGAGCTCCAAACCCATATGTTACCCCTAACAATCGCTATGGTTATCAGAACGGGGCTAGCTACACGTGGCAATTTGAGGCACGCAAGTCTCAGATCTTGAAGTGCATGGAGTGTGGCAGTTCCCATGACACTCTTCAACAGCTTACTGCCCATATGATGGTGACAGGCCACTTTCTGAAAGTCACAaacactgcctccaagaagggaAAGCAGCTGGTGTTTGATCCAGTGATGGAGGAGAAAACCCAGTCGATCCCTTTACCACCCACTACTGCCAGGCTGCCTCTACCGAGCCTTAAAACTCAGTCTGTTTCTCCTGCACTGTCCACTGGCTCCGAGAacaagaaagagacagaagagagaaagatggaggttGGTGAACTTGTGCTTAAAAAGATCAAAGAGGAAGAGGATTCTGGTGAGAAATTAGACTTGGACAAGTTGGATTCTAGTTCTTTCAAGTACCTCAGAGAAGAAGACCTTGAGGAGACTCCCAAAGCAGGAATGGACATCCTCAAATCCCTGGAGAACACAGTGTCTAGTGCCATCAGCAAGGCTCAGACAGGTACACCTACCTGGGGAGGATACCCCAGCATCCATGCAGCTTAccaacagctccagggatccaCAAAATCCACCTTAATTCCTCCTACAGTTCAAACTGTACCAGTGCAGCCAACCTTTAAAGGTGGCCTCCGAACATATGTTTCTGATCTTGGGGCAGTAACCCACATTCCCCAGAGTCCCTCATCATCCCCATCCCTTAGGAACAATGTATCTGCAATGGAGGAGCTAGTGGAGAAGGTCATAGGAAAGGTCTCGGtaaagaaggagaaggaggaccAGATGGTGAATGAGCGGCCAAGGTCTGCATACACCCCCCAGTCATTATCGCCAATTCACTGGGAGAAGAAAGATGCAGAAACAAGGAGCAATAGCCCAGGAACAGCAGATGTGGTGTGTAAAGTGGAGCCAAAAGAAACTTTAGTTGAAAGCCAGAACCATGCAAGAAATGGCCCAGAAAATTGCAAGTCACCCATTACTAATGGCAAAGGTCTAGGGATCATCATAGATCATTCACATGAGAGGCCTTTCATCAGCCCACTTTCTGCTCTACAGTCAGTGATGAACGCCCACCTCAGCAAAGCCTCCAAACCAGTCAACCTTTCCTCTGACCCTCTGTCAGTGTTATACAAGATCAGCAATAAGGTGATGGACAAGCCTGCTTATCACTCCACCTCTGTTAAGCAAAACAAGTCTCTCAACACATGCTTCTACCAGGACAATGACCAGCCCATAGATCTGAGGAAGTCCAAAGGTACCAACAATGACGGCAATAACAATACCCATAACAACTTCAATGGAACTCGACCCCTTTACGCAGGAATACCTTTGTCGGACCCTGTAGTATCTTCATTGCGAGAAAATGCACTGATGGACATCTCGGACATGGTGAAGAACCTTGCTGACAACCTGACTCCCAATTCCTCCACTCCCTCGTCCATCTCCGAAAAGTCTGATGCAGACAGCAGTGTGTTTGAAGACCCTTTGGAAGATCTTTCTTCCGCACAGAAGAGAAAAGGTCGGCATTCTAACTGGAACCCTCAACATCTTCTGATCCTCCAGGCTCAGTTTGCCTCAAGCTTGAAGGAGACTCCGGAGGGTCGCTATACCATATCAGACCTCGGCCCTCAAGAGCGTGTGCTCATATGCAAGTTCACCGGCCTCTCAATGACCACCATCTCCCACTGGCTCGCAAATGTGAAGTACCAGCTGAAGAGAACTGGGGGAACCAAGTTTCTGAAGAACATGGACTCCAGCCAGCCTGTGTTTCTTTGTGGAGATTGTGCCTCCCAGTTCAGGACTCCTACATCTTACATTAGCCATCTGGAGATTCACCTGGGATTCAGCCTCAAGGACCTGTCCAAACTGTCCCTGCACCATCTCCAGGAGCAGCAGGCTGTCTCCAAGATGGTAATGGACAAAGTGGCGTATGGCGGCAACCTGCTGAACTTGACATCCCTTGACGAGGACTCTAGCCCTGGCTCAGTTTACCAGTGCAGAATTTGCAATCGGACATTTGTCAGCAAGCATGCAATCAAGCTACATCTAAGCAAGACTCACGGAAAGTCCCCAGAAGACCACCTGGTCTTTGTCACTACTTTGGAGAAGCTGAGGAAAGAGGAACCATAA